In Acidobacteriota bacterium, a single genomic region encodes these proteins:
- the nth gene encoding endonuclease III, whose product MPGPEGPFEAIPESALQDVLAELERLYPDADCELRHENALQLLIATILSAQSTDVRVNQVTETLFERYRSAEEFAAADPAVFEQEIRSTGFFRQKTKSVLGAARKITEVFGGDVPDTMEELITLPGVARKTANVVLGTWFRKPVGVVVDTHIGRLARRLGISPEKDAVKVERDLMNRLPQGKWIFMGHAIIWHGRRVCAARRPDCANCTLADWCPRNGLADC is encoded by the coding sequence GTGCCCGGACCGGAAGGCCCCTTCGAAGCGATCCCCGAGTCGGCGCTCCAGGACGTGCTGGCCGAGCTCGAACGTCTCTACCCGGACGCCGACTGCGAGCTGCGCCACGAGAACGCTCTGCAGCTCCTGATCGCGACGATCCTCTCGGCCCAGTCGACCGACGTGCGGGTGAACCAGGTCACCGAGACGCTGTTCGAGCGCTATCGCAGTGCGGAGGAGTTCGCGGCCGCCGACCCGGCCGTCTTCGAGCAGGAGATCCGCAGCACCGGCTTCTTCCGCCAGAAGACGAAGAGCGTCCTCGGTGCCGCGCGGAAGATCACGGAGGTGTTCGGCGGCGACGTGCCGGACACGATGGAGGAACTGATCACCCTGCCGGGAGTGGCGCGCAAGACCGCGAACGTGGTGCTCGGCACGTGGTTCAGGAAGCCGGTCGGCGTGGTGGTCGACACTCACATCGGACGTCTGGCGCGGCGCCTGGGCATCAGTCCCGAGAAGGACGCGGTCAAGGTCGAGCGGGACCTGATGAACCGGCTGCCCCAGGGCAAGTGGATCTTCATGGGTCACGCGATCATCTGGCACGGCCGCCGCGTCTGCGCCGCGCGACGGCCCGACTGCGCGAACTGCACGCTGGCCGACTGGTGCCCGCGCAACGGCCTGGCGGACTGTTAG
- a CDS encoding S1 RNA-binding domain-containing protein, which yields MTETNDHALAQPPSEDEAAVEAAPVEAAPAETVAATPEETPPVEPETELIEAAATEVQGEPDVETAPAAEAEEEPTTEAEAGEQPRSEAEVELPPAVEAETAEQPTADTPVEAQPPAAAEAAVEEPAPLAPSAVPFAAALEAKNPVEGKVIGWNKGGFHIVSEGVTTFCPRSLMELGNRPKPPAQYVNNTYTFHVLEIKEAGRRIVLTRRPAIRNERKRALDEIRAKQESREPVSGKVTSVTDFGAFVDLGGGIGGLVHRTQISRTRSGEPGDLLKVGQRVEAVVTKIEKKNGKRSSRISLSMKALEADPWKETAKSFTAGEQFKGKVVRHSEFGLFVELAPGLDGLIHTSQLPIGKSMSAPEFAVGEKIEGWVVEVAPRRRRIALSLREVPASDPWKDLGKQYVEGAEVEGKVEQVSRFGIFVELEPGLTGLLPMSAVKGADGNLARRAYHPGREIKVMIESIDRKRRRLGLAPLGSQLGGTKTDYKKYRQRQKESSGLNVMAAAFAKLQQPK from the coding sequence ATGACTGAGACGAACGATCACGCGCTCGCTCAGCCGCCGTCGGAGGATGAAGCCGCCGTGGAGGCCGCGCCGGTGGAGGCCGCGCCCGCCGAAACCGTGGCGGCAACGCCGGAAGAGACTCCTCCCGTCGAACCTGAAACAGAGTTGATCGAAGCAGCCGCGACAGAGGTGCAGGGCGAGCCCGACGTGGAAACCGCGCCCGCCGCCGAAGCGGAAGAAGAGCCGACCACCGAGGCCGAGGCGGGAGAGCAGCCGCGGTCTGAAGCCGAGGTCGAGTTGCCGCCAGCCGTCGAAGCGGAGACCGCGGAACAGCCGACTGCTGATACCCCGGTCGAAGCGCAGCCGCCGGCTGCGGCAGAAGCGGCCGTCGAAGAGCCGGCGCCACTGGCACCGTCCGCTGTTCCCTTCGCCGCCGCCCTCGAAGCGAAGAACCCGGTGGAGGGCAAGGTCATCGGCTGGAACAAGGGCGGATTCCACATCGTCTCGGAAGGCGTCACGACGTTCTGTCCGCGATCGCTGATGGAACTCGGCAACCGGCCCAAACCGCCGGCGCAGTACGTGAACAACACGTACACCTTCCACGTCCTCGAGATCAAGGAGGCGGGGCGGCGGATCGTGCTGACGCGGCGACCCGCGATCCGCAACGAGCGCAAGCGCGCGCTCGACGAGATTCGCGCCAAGCAGGAATCCCGCGAGCCCGTCAGCGGCAAGGTGACCTCGGTGACCGACTTCGGCGCCTTCGTCGATCTCGGCGGCGGAATCGGCGGCCTCGTTCACCGGACCCAGATCTCCCGGACCCGGTCGGGAGAGCCCGGCGACCTGTTGAAGGTCGGACAGCGCGTGGAAGCCGTGGTGACTAAGATCGAGAAGAAGAACGGCAAGCGCAGCTCGCGCATCTCGCTGTCCATGAAGGCGCTGGAGGCCGACCCCTGGAAGGAGACGGCGAAGAGCTTCACCGCCGGCGAACAGTTCAAGGGCAAGGTGGTCCGGCACAGCGAGTTCGGTCTCTTCGTGGAACTGGCGCCAGGCCTCGACGGCCTCATTCACACCTCCCAGCTTCCCATCGGCAAGTCGATGAGCGCGCCGGAGTTCGCCGTCGGGGAAAAGATCGAGGGCTGGGTCGTCGAAGTCGCCCCGAGACGGCGGCGGATCGCCCTCTCGCTGCGCGAAGTGCCGGCTAGCGACCCCTGGAAGGATCTCGGCAAGCAGTACGTCGAGGGTGCCGAGGTCGAAGGCAAGGTGGAGCAGGTGTCCCGCTTCGGCATCTTCGTCGAACTCGAGCCCGGGCTCACCGGGCTCCTGCCGATGTCGGCGGTGAAGGGGGCCGACGGAAACCTGGCCCGGCGCGCGTATCACCCCGGTCGCGAGATCAAGGTAATGATCGAGAGCATCGACCGGAAGCGTCGCCGCCTGGGTCTGGCGCCACTCGGATCGCAACTCGGCGGCACCAAGACGGATTACAAGAAGTACCGCCAGCGCCAGAAGGAATCGAGCGGCCTGAACGTGATGGCGGCCGCTTTCGCCAAACTCCAGCAACCCAAGTAG
- a CDS encoding DUF1820 family protein, with translation MPDDLIYRVTFVSQGEIYEVYACSVSQGGLLGFVEIGELVFGEKTQVVVDPSEERLQREFKGVQRTYLPMHSVLRIDQVTKQGTARIRDVERPESRKVTPFPMPIYTPGGETK, from the coding sequence GTGCCCGACGACCTGATCTACCGGGTGACCTTCGTGAGTCAAGGCGAGATCTACGAGGTCTACGCCTGCTCGGTCTCGCAGGGCGGCCTGCTCGGCTTCGTCGAGATCGGCGAACTCGTGTTCGGAGAGAAGACCCAGGTCGTCGTCGACCCCTCGGAAGAACGGCTCCAGCGCGAGTTCAAGGGCGTCCAGCGGACCTACCTGCCCATGCACTCCGTCCTGCGCATCGACCAGGTCACCAAGCAGGGGACCGCCCGAATACGGGACGTCGAGCGGCCGGAGAGCCGGAAAGTGACGCCCTTCCCGATGCCGATCTACACCCCCGGTGGAGAGACCAAATGA
- a CDS encoding Hsp20/alpha crystallin family protein yields the protein MTRSLIRHTPFHRPLIGAFEPLFGKALLDDFFPPVLNRVAGHDGAESAAMTWWPAADLTQTDEAYRLAVDLPGLTKADIDLTVEDHTLTLSGERQAGHEGATADRVERVYGRFARRFNLPSDVDVSAVSAEFEHGVLNITIPKAEEAKARKIDIA from the coding sequence ATGACCCGCAGCCTGATTCGCCACACTCCGTTTCACCGTCCCCTGATCGGGGCCTTCGAGCCGCTCTTCGGCAAGGCGCTGCTCGACGACTTCTTCCCGCCCGTCCTGAACCGCGTGGCCGGCCACGACGGGGCCGAGTCCGCCGCCATGACCTGGTGGCCGGCCGCGGACCTCACCCAGACCGACGAGGCGTACCGTCTCGCCGTCGATCTCCCCGGCCTGACCAAGGCCGACATCGATCTCACGGTCGAGGACCACACCCTGACCCTCTCGGGCGAGCGCCAGGCCGGCCACGAGGGCGCGACCGCCGACCGGGTCGAGCGCGTCTACGGCCGCTTCGCGCGGCGCTTCAACCTGCCGAGCGACGTCGACGTCTCGGCGGTGAGTGCCGAGTTCGAGCACGGGGTACTGAACATCACCATCCCCAAGGCCGAGGAGGCGAAGGCGAGGAAGATCGACATCGCCTGA
- a CDS encoding Sir2 family NAD-dependent protein deacetylase, with translation MLKEASRIVAFTGAGISTESGIPDFRSPGGIWTKYRPIDFSEFMASEDARRESWRRKIGSDRTIGQAKPNRGHLALAELRRMGKLLAVITQNVDGLHQESGIPDDEVIELHGNATYAACLECRKRYELGPIVAAFREREELPVCSRQNLAGDACGGIIKTATISFGQAMPEEAMRRAHEATLAADLFLAIGSSLVVYPAAGFPALAKQSGARLVILNREATDLDSIADLVLHAEIGPTLGAVTGVTVPN, from the coding sequence ATGCTCAAGGAAGCATCCCGGATCGTCGCGTTCACGGGCGCGGGAATCAGCACGGAATCCGGCATCCCGGACTTCCGGAGCCCGGGCGGAATCTGGACCAAGTACCGGCCGATCGACTTCAGCGAGTTCATGGCCTCGGAAGACGCACGGCGCGAATCCTGGCGGCGCAAGATCGGTAGCGACCGCACGATCGGCCAGGCGAAGCCGAACCGCGGTCATCTGGCCCTGGCCGAGCTCCGGCGCATGGGAAAGCTCCTCGCCGTGATCACGCAGAACGTGGACGGCCTGCACCAGGAATCGGGAATCCCTGACGACGAGGTGATCGAGCTTCACGGCAACGCGACCTACGCGGCGTGCCTCGAGTGCCGCAAGCGTTACGAGCTCGGGCCCATCGTCGCCGCCTTCAGAGAGCGGGAGGAACTGCCCGTCTGCTCACGGCAGAACCTGGCCGGCGACGCCTGTGGCGGCATCATCAAGACGGCCACGATCTCCTTCGGCCAAGCGATGCCGGAAGAGGCGATGCGCCGCGCCCACGAAGCGACGCTGGCCGCCGACCTCTTCCTCGCCATCGGCAGTTCGCTCGTCGTCTATCCGGCGGCCGGCTTCCCGGCGCTGGCGAAGCAGAGCGGCGCCAGGCTCGTCATCCTGAACCGCGAAGCCACCGACCTCGACAGCATCGCCGACCTCGTCCTCCACGCCGAGATCGGCCCTACGCTGGGCGCCGTCACCGGCGTAACGGTGCCGAACTGA
- a CDS encoding amidohydrolase family protein: protein MTGGYGRIAAGLLALALVAFAAAASAQTLAIEGGTVHPVSGAAYTGTVVVRDGVIEATGPDVAVPGDVEVIDARGLHLYPGLFNAWTVLGLIEIDSVPATLDQAELGDTPHLLAVEGVHPASEIIPVTRENGTTHALTAPSGGPWAGQASVILLDGWTVEEMEVEKSVGVVLEWPSLETREFDFSTFSVREKKFSEAKRDYDRTVDELGDWIEAARQYDHARSNAGFAAAVEQDHGLEAVAGVVRGDLPLLVVADRARAIRDAVAFAEEHGLRLVLASGRHAVKEADLLAEKKVPIILNSVQALPVDEDDPYDGPFAAPGELHRAGVRIAFGTFDASSARVLPYEAATAVAFGLEREAALRALTLGAAEILGLDDRLGSIDPGKWANLIVTDGDPLEVRTVVRHVIVRGRDVSLSNRHSRSYELYRSRPAPP from the coding sequence GTGACCGGCGGGTACGGCAGGATCGCGGCGGGACTGCTGGCGCTGGCCCTGGTGGCGTTCGCCGCGGCGGCGTCGGCGCAGACGCTGGCGATCGAGGGCGGCACGGTACATCCTGTTTCGGGCGCTGCCTACACCGGCACGGTCGTCGTGCGGGATGGCGTGATCGAGGCGACCGGACCGGACGTCGCCGTGCCCGGGGATGTCGAAGTGATCGACGCCCGCGGCCTCCACCTCTATCCCGGTCTGTTCAATGCCTGGACGGTCCTCGGACTGATCGAGATCGACTCGGTTCCCGCCACGCTGGATCAGGCGGAGCTGGGCGACACCCCGCACCTGCTGGCGGTCGAGGGGGTTCATCCGGCGAGCGAGATCATTCCGGTGACCAGGGAGAACGGCACCACGCACGCGTTGACGGCGCCCAGCGGCGGACCGTGGGCCGGCCAGGCGTCGGTGATCCTCCTCGACGGCTGGACGGTGGAGGAGATGGAGGTCGAGAAGAGCGTCGGCGTGGTGCTCGAATGGCCGAGCCTCGAGACCCGCGAGTTCGACTTCTCGACCTTCAGCGTTCGGGAGAAGAAGTTCTCCGAGGCGAAGCGGGACTACGACCGGACGGTGGACGAGCTCGGCGACTGGATCGAGGCGGCGCGGCAGTACGACCACGCTCGCTCGAACGCCGGTTTCGCGGCGGCGGTGGAGCAGGATCACGGCCTGGAGGCCGTGGCCGGCGTGGTGCGGGGCGATCTTCCGCTGCTCGTCGTTGCCGATCGGGCCCGGGCCATCCGTGACGCGGTCGCGTTCGCGGAAGAGCATGGTTTGCGGCTCGTGCTGGCCTCGGGACGCCACGCGGTGAAGGAGGCGGACCTGCTCGCCGAGAAGAAGGTGCCGATCATCCTGAACTCGGTTCAGGCGCTGCCGGTCGACGAGGACGATCCGTACGATGGCCCCTTCGCGGCCCCGGGCGAACTCCATCGCGCCGGCGTTCGGATCGCGTTCGGCACGTTCGACGCGTCGAGCGCCCGCGTCCTGCCCTACGAGGCAGCCACGGCCGTCGCCTTCGGTCTCGAACGGGAGGCAGCGCTCCGGGCGCTGACGCTGGGCGCGGCGGAGATCCTCGGGCTGGACGATCGTCTGGGCTCGATCGATCCCGGGAAGTGGGCGAACCTGATTGTCACCGACGGCGACCCGCTGGAGGTGCGGACCGTGGTTCGGCACGTGATCGTCCGTGGCCGCGACGTGAGCCTCTCGAACCGCCACAGCCGCTCGTACGAGCTGTACCGTAGCCGGCCGGCGCCTCCGTAG
- a CDS encoding VWA domain-containing protein gives MFVDFFYHLRGYGLKVTITEWLSLMKALAIGHSRADLHVFYNLARCLMVKREADFDNYDRAFASFFMGVENHFDISDELLEWLSKPELPRELTDEERAKLEALDLDELRERFKELLDEQKERHDGGNRWIGTGGMSPFGHGGEHPTGVRIGGAGGGRSAVQVATDRRFRNLRSDRILDTRQIGLALRRLRKLDKDEGPEELDIDETIDSSARNAGEIDLVFRPPKRNRIKLLLLIDVGGSMDPHTLLCERLFSAAHKANHFKKFEFKFFHNCVYENLYTDISRWKGEPTSRILKRRDHTWSVCLVGDAWMSPYELTHTGGAIDYYHTNQVTGLDWLRKFRDRCPNSIWLNPEPRRIWNAPTIHLIRQVFPMFELTIDGLTEGIDVLRGIRPNRALAA, from the coding sequence ATGTTCGTCGACTTCTTCTACCACCTGAGGGGCTACGGCCTGAAGGTGACGATCACCGAGTGGCTGTCGCTGATGAAGGCGCTGGCGATCGGTCACAGCCGGGCGGACCTGCACGTCTTCTACAACCTGGCCCGTTGCCTGATGGTCAAGCGGGAGGCGGACTTCGACAACTACGACCGCGCCTTCGCCTCGTTCTTCATGGGCGTGGAAAACCACTTCGACATCAGCGATGAGCTGCTGGAGTGGCTGTCCAAGCCGGAACTGCCGCGGGAGTTGACGGACGAGGAGCGCGCGAAGCTTGAGGCGCTCGACCTGGACGAACTCCGCGAGCGCTTCAAGGAACTTCTCGACGAGCAGAAGGAGCGCCACGACGGCGGCAACCGCTGGATCGGGACGGGCGGGATGTCGCCCTTCGGCCACGGCGGCGAGCACCCGACGGGGGTTCGGATCGGCGGCGCCGGCGGCGGCCGTTCGGCGGTTCAGGTGGCGACCGACCGCCGCTTCCGCAACCTGCGCTCGGACCGCATCCTGGACACCCGGCAGATCGGGCTGGCGCTGCGCCGGCTGCGCAAGCTGGACAAGGACGAGGGACCCGAAGAACTCGACATCGACGAGACGATCGACAGCAGCGCCCGCAACGCGGGTGAGATCGACCTCGTGTTCCGGCCGCCCAAGCGCAACCGGATCAAACTGCTGCTACTGATCGACGTCGGCGGTTCGATGGACCCGCACACTCTGCTCTGCGAGCGGCTGTTCTCCGCCGCGCACAAGGCGAACCACTTCAAGAAGTTCGAGTTCAAGTTCTTCCACAACTGCGTGTACGAGAACCTGTACACGGACATCAGCCGCTGGAAGGGCGAACCGACCTCCCGGATCCTGAAGCGCCGGGACCACACGTGGTCGGTGTGCCTGGTCGGGGACGCCTGGATGAGTCCGTACGAGCTGACCCACACCGGCGGCGCGATCGACTACTACCACACGAACCAGGTCACCGGCCTCGACTGGCTCCGCAAGTTCCGCGACCGCTGCCCGAACTCGATCTGGCTCAACCCGGAACCCCGGCGCATCTGGAACGCGCCGACCATTCACCTGATCCGGCAGGTGTTTCCGATGTTCGAGTTGACCATCGACGGTCTGACCGAGGGCATCGACGTGCTCCGGGGCATCCGGCCGAATCGCGCTCTGGCCGCCTGA
- a CDS encoding MoxR family ATPase: MSFHAFSGTDTYLASPELRDSVNVASALEKPLLVRGEPGTGKTVLAEAIAENLVMPLLTWNIKSTSKAQEGLYVYDTVQRLNDARFGDKDITDISQYIKYGPLGQSFLADQRVVLLIDEIDKADMEFPNDLLHELDRMSFFVHETGKQHSAKFRPIVVITSNNEKELPDAFLRRCVFHYIAFPDKAEMEDIIRVHHPDVEAELLRQVLLRFYWLRDLPELRKKPSTSELIDWIAALRRGGVSTESIESELPFLGVLMKRENDLEAVMAAHRRGRVN; the protein is encoded by the coding sequence ATGTCTTTTCACGCCTTTTCCGGGACCGACACCTACCTTGCATCGCCCGAACTGAGGGACTCGGTGAATGTCGCCTCGGCTCTCGAGAAGCCGCTCCTCGTGCGGGGCGAGCCAGGCACCGGCAAGACGGTGCTCGCCGAGGCGATCGCCGAGAACCTGGTCATGCCACTCCTGACCTGGAACATCAAGTCGACGAGCAAGGCCCAGGAGGGCCTGTACGTGTACGACACGGTGCAGCGGCTGAACGACGCCCGCTTCGGCGACAAGGACATCACCGACATCTCGCAGTACATCAAGTACGGTCCCCTCGGCCAGTCCTTCCTCGCGGACCAGCGGGTGGTCCTGTTGATCGACGAGATCGACAAGGCGGACATGGAGTTCCCGAACGACCTGCTGCACGAGCTGGACCGGATGAGCTTCTTCGTCCACGAGACGGGCAAGCAGCACTCCGCGAAGTTTCGCCCGATCGTCGTCATCACGTCGAACAACGAGAAGGAACTGCCGGACGCCTTCCTGCGCCGCTGCGTGTTCCACTACATCGCCTTCCCGGACAAGGCGGAGATGGAGGACATCATCCGTGTCCACCACCCGGACGTCGAAGCCGAGTTGCTGCGGCAGGTGCTGCTTCGGTTCTACTGGCTCCGCGATCTGCCCGAGCTGCGCAAGAAGCCGTCGACCAGCGAGCTGATCGACTGGATCGCCGCGCTGCGCCGCGGCGGCGTGAGCACGGAGTCGATCGAGAGTGAGCTGCCCTTCCTGGGTGTGCTGATGAAGCGGGAGAACGATCTGGAGGCCGTGATGGCCGCCCACCGCAGGGGCCGCGTAAACTGA
- a CDS encoding OmpH family outer membrane protein: MTSRRLIVCSLAALLTAAVLPALHAQEATRVASINVELVVAEAREGRALAEFLQQIETETRTALEANAGRVEALRQSATGRGPDELRSIQHQIEDLQRESQRLANDAERRAAKRQEETLQQINERLRPIVQQLIDENGYDLILNASIGGVLHASARVDLTQRVVEMLQAQEQQTESNQEP; this comes from the coding sequence ATGACCAGTCGCCGCCTCATCGTCTGCTCGCTCGCCGCCCTCCTGACGGCCGCCGTCTTGCCGGCGCTCCACGCCCAGGAGGCAACCCGCGTTGCCTCGATCAACGTCGAACTAGTCGTCGCCGAAGCTCGTGAAGGGAGAGCGCTCGCGGAGTTCCTCCAGCAGATCGAGACGGAGACGCGGACCGCGCTGGAAGCCAACGCCGGCCGCGTCGAGGCGCTGCGCCAGAGCGCCACCGGCAGGGGGCCGGACGAACTGCGGAGCATCCAGCACCAGATCGAGGACCTGCAACGCGAATCCCAGCGCCTGGCCAACGACGCCGAACGCCGCGCGGCGAAGCGACAGGAAGAAACGCTGCAGCAGATCAACGAACGCCTGCGTCCGATCGTTCAGCAGTTGATCGACGAGAACGGCTACGACCTGATCCTCAACGCCAGCATCGGCGGCGTGCTCCACGCCAGCGCCCGGGTCGACCTGACCCAGCGCGTTGTCGAGATGCTCCAGGCGCAGGAGCAGCAGACGGAGTCCAACCAGGAGCCCTAG
- a CDS encoding amidohydrolase family protein, producing the protein MESIATTGRALRLAAAGVLAALPLLAGPPPEPPPFYAIEGVRVEVGDGTVLERATVVIENGTITAVAEDAAIPAYAWVIDGDGLTVYPGLIDAMGRLPQPRRPPGGPGAGAPGPGGQRRRPDPDRALPRGPEDRPQTTPWKRAADDLALDAEAVEAWRKAGFTSIAARPGDGLFPGRLSLVRLGAPDRDPEHQVVAPALAQMATLSSGGGFGSYPGSLMGRVAYFRQTLLDAAHYAAAVAAYEADPAGWRRPDFDRTLAPLASVASGEERILLPGSSAVEIDRALRLAEEFGLDFTIYGGQEGYRRAGELADAGVAVLVDVDWPKPLPERERDPDADRPLREVLHERLAPTTPVELAEAGVRFALSSGGAEGAADFLAGVRRAIEGGLEPARALAALTWDAAAVHGLDDRIGTVAAGMAADLVLADGYPWQESARVEAVFVDGVRYSVSDGEEAEDDGEDGESAQEADSVGEPDEARPRGRRGPGGPGGRRGGSSEAPAPMRLAEVAARYAEVAGDGIVPMNGPYREDAALAIVGGTVLTMAGETIENGTVVVRDGRIAEVGSGVRPPAGAHVIDADAGYVIPGIFDAHSHISTAEGINEGSLAVTSMARIQDVVDPTDVAIYRALAGGVTTVNVLHGSANPIGGQNQLLKLRWGENADGLRFEGVPTGIKFALGENPKRSRSFGPGPRRYPATRMGVLDVIREAFTRAAEYRDAWTRHREAEAAGQRSRPPARDLELEPLVEILEGERLVHAHSYRADEILQLLRLAEELGFRIATLQHVLEGYRVADEIAAHGAGASTFSDWWAYKVEAYEAIPHNAALMADRGVLVSVNSDDAEEMRHLNHEAAKAVRWGGLSDDEALALVTINPARQFGIDDRIGSIEVGKDADLVIYDRHPLSSYAVVQTTLVDGKVYFDRELDRRRREQLAALEQSLTEPASDDGGDEP; encoded by the coding sequence ATGGAGTCGATCGCCACGACCGGACGGGCGCTTCGCCTGGCAGCCGCAGGCGTGCTGGCAGCGCTGCCGCTCCTTGCCGGTCCTCCCCCGGAGCCGCCTCCCTTCTACGCCATCGAGGGCGTGCGGGTCGAGGTCGGCGACGGCACGGTCCTGGAGCGCGCGACGGTCGTCATCGAGAACGGCACGATCACTGCCGTTGCCGAGGACGCGGCGATCCCGGCGTACGCCTGGGTCATCGATGGCGACGGACTCACCGTCTACCCGGGCCTGATCGACGCGATGGGCAGGCTGCCGCAGCCGCGGCGGCCTCCCGGTGGGCCGGGAGCAGGCGCGCCGGGGCCGGGGGGTCAGCGGCGGCGGCCGGATCCCGACCGGGCCCTGCCGCGCGGTCCGGAGGACCGTCCGCAGACGACGCCCTGGAAGCGGGCCGCCGACGACCTGGCACTGGACGCGGAGGCGGTCGAGGCCTGGCGGAAGGCGGGTTTCACCTCGATCGCAGCAAGGCCGGGCGACGGGCTGTTTCCGGGCCGGCTGTCGTTGGTTCGGCTGGGCGCTCCCGACCGCGATCCGGAACACCAGGTGGTCGCCCCCGCACTGGCCCAGATGGCAACGCTCAGCAGCGGCGGCGGCTTCGGCTCCTACCCCGGGTCGCTGATGGGCAGGGTCGCCTACTTCCGGCAAACACTGCTGGACGCGGCTCACTACGCCGCCGCGGTCGCCGCCTACGAGGCCGATCCCGCAGGTTGGCGGCGGCCCGACTTCGATCGAACCCTGGCGCCTCTGGCGAGCGTCGCCTCGGGCGAGGAACGGATCCTTCTGCCGGGTTCCAGCGCGGTCGAGATCGACCGGGCGCTCCGCCTCGCCGAGGAGTTCGGTCTCGACTTCACGATCTACGGCGGTCAGGAGGGTTACCGGCGGGCCGGCGAACTCGCGGATGCCGGCGTGGCGGTGCTGGTCGACGTCGACTGGCCGAAGCCGCTGCCGGAGCGCGAGCGGGATCCGGACGCTGACCGGCCGCTCCGCGAGGTTCTTCACGAACGGCTGGCGCCGACGACACCGGTCGAACTGGCCGAGGCGGGTGTCCGCTTCGCGCTCAGTTCCGGCGGCGCGGAAGGTGCCGCCGACTTCCTGGCGGGCGTGCGCCGGGCCATCGAGGGAGGCCTCGAACCGGCCCGGGCGCTGGCGGCGCTCACCTGGGACGCGGCGGCGGTCCACGGCCTGGATGACCGGATCGGCACCGTAGCCGCGGGAATGGCGGCCGACCTCGTGCTGGCCGACGGTTACCCCTGGCAGGAGTCGGCGCGAGTCGAGGCGGTGTTTGTCGACGGCGTCCGGTATTCCGTCTCGGACGGTGAAGAGGCCGAAGACGACGGTGAGGATGGCGAGAGCGCTCAGGAGGCCGATTCGGTCGGGGAGCCGGACGAGGCGCGGCCGCGAGGACGCCGCGGTCCCGGTGGTCCCGGCGGTCGCCGCGGCGGGTCGAGCGAGGCGCCCGCGCCGATGCGGCTGGCCGAGGTCGCGGCGAGGTACGCGGAAGTCGCCGGCGACGGGATTGTGCCGATGAACGGTCCCTACCGCGAGGACGCCGCGCTGGCGATCGTCGGCGGGACAGTGCTCACGATGGCCGGCGAGACGATCGAGAACGGCACGGTCGTCGTGCGGGACGGTCGGATCGCCGAGGTCGGCAGCGGCGTCAGGCCGCCGGCCGGGGCGCACGTGATCGATGCCGACGCCGGCTACGTCATCCCGGGCATCTTCGACGCCCACTCGCACATCTCGACCGCGGAGGGCATCAACGAGGGCAGCCTGGCGGTGACCTCGATGGCGCGGATCCAGGACGTGGTCGATCCGACCGACGTCGCGATCTACCGGGCGCTCGCCGGCGGCGTCACGACGGTGAACGTGCTCCACGGCAGCGCGAATCCGATCGGCGGCCAGAACCAGCTATTGAAGCTCCGCTGGGGCGAGAATGCGGACGGTCTGCGGTTCGAGGGCGTGCCTACGGGCATCAAGTTCGCGCTTGGCGAGAACCCGAAGCGGTCACGGTCCTTCGGCCCGGGGCCGCGCCGCTACCCGGCGACCCGGATGGGCGTTCTCGACGTCATCCGGGAGGCGTTCACGCGGGCCGCGGAGTACCGGGACGCGTGGACGCGCCACCGAGAGGCGGAAGCCGCCGGTCAGCGCAGCCGCCCGCCCGCGCGGGATCTGGAGCTCGAGCCGCTGGTCGAGATTCTGGAGGGCGAGCGGCTGGTGCACGCCCACAGCTACCGGGCCGACGAGATCCTCCAGTTGCTGCGGCTGGCGGAGGAACTCGGATTCCGGATCGCCACGTTGCAGCACGTGCTGGAGGGCTACCGCGTGGCGGACGAGATCGCGGCCCACGGCGCCGGCGCCTCCACTTTCTCCGACTGGTGGGCCTACAAGGTCGAGGCCTATGAGGCGATTCCGCACAACGCGGCCCTGATGGCGGATCGCGGCGTCCTGGTCTCGGTCAACTCGGACGACGCGGAGGAGATGCGCCACCTGAACCACGAGGCGGCCAAGGCGGTCAGGTGGGGCGGCCTCTCCGACGATGAGGCGCTGGCCCTGGTCACGATCAACCCCGCCCGCCAGTTCGGGATCGACGACCGCATCGGTTCGATCGAGGTCGGCAAGGACGCCGATCTCGTGATCTACGACCGGCATCCGCTGAGTTCCTACGCCGTGGTGCAGACGACCCTGGTGGACGGAAAGGTCTATTTCGACCGCGAACTGGACCGGCGCCGGCGGGAGCAGTTGGCTGCGCTCGAGCAGTCGTTGACCGAACCGGCAAGTGACGACGGCGGAGACGAGCCGTGA